The following proteins come from a genomic window of Dreissena polymorpha isolate Duluth1 chromosome 1, UMN_Dpol_1.0, whole genome shotgun sequence:
- the LOC127859475 gene encoding uncharacterized protein LOC127859475 codes for MDSLLEDSGDFLTTDTPGRCLSCSVNHLSKTDGHTFGHHHVNIKQCVNGHEQHTYSAFNFQSFLTLQKYHCTSLVTANSISDSKSAFEKDVDIFLANETAWERIKRTYNLEGEELIESTQQRRNITSGCSTIICATFAFNLYKGYLEGRGEFKNKYALVLFRSQGQAQRRRYNYIVKTSMGYGIKYTWKMARVFLPILVIQQLLEVYWNKTTPLSFIASVGSVGLMSSIGMDLHGMFARTLIGSALGAIGGLLWTGMSVMAGQTQEELNRQNVEKFLIFHQNMAEGKSLFVPEVKEEKDK; via the exons ATGGATTCATTGCTAGAAGACAGTGGTGACTTCTTGACAACAGACACCCCAGGAAGGTGTTTGTCATGTTCTGTAAACCACCTGAGCAAGACGGATGGGCATACATTTGGACATCACCATGTCAATATAAAACAATGTGTAAATGGTCATGAACAACATACATACTCCGCTTTTAACTTCCAGTCTTTCCTAACTTTGCAGAAATATCATTGCACAAGTTTAGTGACAGCAAATAGTATTTCAGATTCAAAATCGGCTTTTGAAAAGGATGTTGATATATTTTTGGCAAACGAAACAGCATGGGAAAGGATAAAAAGGACTTATAATTTGGA AGGAGAGGAACTAATTGAAAGTACTCAGCAGAGGAGGAACATCACGAGCGGTTGCAGTACCATCATATGCGCCACATTTGCCTTCAACCTGTACAAAGGGTACCTGGAAGGGCGGGGGGAGTTCAAGAACAAGTACGCCCTCGTGCTCTTCCGTTCACAGGGACAGGCCCAG AGAAGGCGCTACaattatattgtaaaaacttCCATGGGATATGGAATAAAGTATACCTGGAAGATGGCAAGAGTGTTTTTGCCAATATT AGTAATACAGCAGCTACTGGAGGTCTACTGGAACAAGACGACACCCCTTTCCTTCATTGCCTCAGTCG GTAGCGTTGGATTGATGTCCAGCATTGGTATGGATCTCCATGGGATGTTCGCTCGAACTCTCATAGGATCTGCACTGGG GGCAATCGGAGGTTTACTATGGACAGGGATGTCAGTAATGGCAGGCCAGACCCAGGAAGAGTTGAATAGACAGAATGTGGAGaagtttttaatatttcaccA AAATATGGCCGAGGGAAAAAGCTTATTTGTGCCAGAAGTGAAAGAAGAAaaagacaaatga